In Papaver somniferum cultivar HN1 chromosome 9, ASM357369v1, whole genome shotgun sequence, the genomic stretch TGACGGCACCGAGAATTTCAGATATTTCTCCAGACACCCAATTTTCAGAATTGACTTCTGAAACGAACCAAATTTGAAATGAATCATATAATCTCATCAAATAATTCAAAATAAAATCtctaaaaaaaattcattaaaggTTTAGATGATAAGTAAGAAATACTAAATTCTAGACCTAATCCTgtccatttttatttattttctcaaatgatgAATTGTATGGTGAGTCCAACTGAAACAAAATTCTACTTACCAAACTAAAAAATATTCTGGAAATTACAAAGATAACGTTATTCCAACACCAGGATCTCCTCTACataaaaaatcaataaataaataagcaGAAAATtcagaggaaaaagaaaaactcacTGATAGTGTCTTAGAAGGAAATCATGCTGAATCGATCCAAGAAGAAACAAACAGATCTCGGAAAGGTTAGAGCTTGGCAAGTGAAATCAGGGGGAAACTGGTGGAAAACAGGCGGTCCTGTGTTGTGTTTTTGTGTATGTGTGCGGTGTGAAAGCTGTTTTAGTTTAGTTAATGGGGAAGTAGCTGGGAAGCTGCAGGTTCTGACTGAGCACCCTAAACACAGCCGAAATCTTAGCGAGCTTGAAATATtaagaagaagagagagagagatagaagaagaagatttattagTATGTATATTAATTGATAATTTAATAATAATCGGAAAcagttaattaatttttttaaggaaaatttcttatttggtcctaagcccataaggttatttatagcagggtccaactagattttactcttattctaaGGTTCAAAGTTATTTTAAAACATGGAAACGAGTAATATATCCCATTGTTtaagtacgtgtgaaataacatacttctaccaaatcgggattttatttatctggagatccaaatttaattaaaacatataaaggaccatagatttgagtacatatctgctacactgtttacaaatttgagtacatatctgccacagtgcttacaaatatgagtacatatctgctacactacttaggaatctgagtactcctcaactcactttactttattgcagcaccagcacctctgcagtcaaccattcaccactgccttcagctccatcttctcagtaatcttctatctcgctgcatcacaatcttcttagcttaaaccacaactgcaaacagctacatcaacaccattgtcatttcaattcagctgcaacacagacttgttcttcttccctgtttaaacagcactaccatcttcataaacCCATTGAGACGAACATCTCATCCACTGATTTTGTTCACAGTAATCACCACCTACAAGTGGATTATGACATATAACTTTGGACATCTTGAGCCATTGCATTATGTATAACTGATTTAGTTCAGGCATCTTCTGCTGCTTCTCGtcatcttttttccttgtttgAATGTTGGGTATGTATGTCAACACCCCAAGCACCCCAAAGTCATCTGTAAAGGAGCAAAAACAGTCAGTGCAATAAGGGTATTTTAATATATGTATAAAATATTTACAATTTAAAATCGATGGAATATGTTTAGATGCGATTCGTCGAAGGTAATCAAGGAAAACTTTTGTTGTGGAATGGTGTTTCCATACTTCTAGTGATCGCCTACTGCAGGTCAGAGTTCAGTTTTTTCGGCAGTTTGAATTTCTCTAAGTCCATACACTTCCCACTTATAGATAACAACATGCTATATATATTTCTATAGATATAAAAACTGAAATTAGAAAAATGCAAATGGATAGCAAATTCAAATTAAGCTCTTCCCATTTTCTATTTGACAAAAATTACGTGAGAAGGAATATTACTTAAAACTGCATGAAGACTGTAGAAATACTAACTAAGCATACCTTGAGCCACTGCATTATGTAAGATAGTACCATGTCCTCCATCAACACGAAAAGTTTGAAAAGAGGTTAGTGTCTTGTACCTAATTATCAATGCAAAAGAATATATCAAATTTGATTGTTAGGATCTATAGTGGAAAGTGGAATCGGTATTTAGCAAAAACTATGGCATAGCAAAGGAATCCATATATAGCTAGGTGCATCAGTTAGGTGCACATGGATCTATCACAAAATacaaaaatgaaaatatattttgAAAGAACATCTATCACATGAttcataaatctatatgcagaaAAGAAACTAAGTGGAAGATCTTACGCAGTTGATGTCCATTTGTATAAATTTAGCTCCTTTAGAAAAGCAGTTCTTCGTCTGTGTTACCATGACCTGAGGGACTGGTTTAATAGAGTTTGAACCTTCGTAATCCACCAGTACAGCAGCCATGGGATGACTTGACTTTCTCTCATTACTTGCAGCCCTACTTGGATGAGATAGCTCTTGAAACTATCAaatgcaaaaaataataaaagcatTGAGACTCTCCCATCCACTCCTCTTTCTTTTTCGCATTcttattttagttgttttaatcCACAATGGAAAACGACCCTACAAAGCAATATGTCTAAACAGTCTCAATAATTTGCAAAGTAAGAAGCACCATAAGGAATGCATGTAATGGTAAATTCAGTAGCCAAATTCAGGCCAGGTTTGCTAATGGCAAACAAAACACTTTTTTCTGATTTGTCTTCAAATCACTTACAATTTCTAGTCTTGATTTACTTACCAATCAGGTAAATACTTTCCTAAAAAGGGATTAAAATGATTTATTGAAATATGCATCAGTAGTTAAAAAAAGCACGCATTAGTCAATTCCTAAGTTGCAGTACTGAAAACAGATACTGAGCACCACTTATTTTTAAATGTAAAGGAAGAAATTACAGCACTTACCGAGAAAATGAGTGAACTAAGTTTATGAGTAATGTTACCAAGCTCATCAGTGCCATCTATGCGGTCGCAAAAAACATCATTAAGATGATCCAGAATGAAAGGTTTTctatacttttttttcttctgtgaaACAGAGTAATACCTGAATGAAGGAATTCCTCCTCTATCTCATCTGTATCTTCAGTTTACatcagcaacccaaccttctatgttcctccaaatccatttgcagcacaccttctttcaaacacacatcacaaccaatttgtaacttcatcaagaccaccaccaatttcacaagcttgcaaatctgaaccaacaacaactcatgttcctatcattcaaaatctgtcatttcttgcaataagttctgaactgcagctccagatcatcttcatatccaattccagtactgaatcaaatgtaacaaagagcatctatttcagtatttcatatacgtactgaatcaaacataacaaggagcacttcctatcagtatgcgatatatgtactgaagattcatgaactacaaatcaacagtatgacaacaacaggtgacagatctatgaaaaattagagaatcgaaagacatattacagtatttcacataagtactgaagggtaagactaaaaaaggagcaaaaacacaacaaatagcacttcctatcagtattatacgtACATACTCATGggtcgaaccaaaaaaattggaaaaacttcaaataaaacaaaattagaagagttttgtatcagtacgccatatatgtactgtcaattcatacacgaaaaacaactgtaacaaacctaaaaaccataaaagcgtcaatcaaatcgatttgattatcagaatacaatcaaaaaaacaaatcaaaagaagaaaaaccgaacaaaataatcaaacaagatgattagaaagcatacctggaaacagaaaacaaatattctcctcgtaaatcataacgatgcaccatcttgttcttcttcattcaaaataaGCTAGGTTTCTGTCAACACAGGATATACGTACGGTTGtttcatacaaaaaaacaaatctaaaaacaacaaaatggaacTAGTATGATCAAAgctaataacgaaatgaaccaagaaagtgattattcatctagatctagtaaataatcaagaaatcaaacatggagatcaaaatcttaatcaaacaccACAGCGATTAGAccaaaaaaaaacagtttgtatcagtatgccacatatgtactgctgattcatgaactaaaaaataattGTATGTAAAAAATCTATCAAAATAACATAATCGAGAGAGTGttatttcagtatcgaagatatgtacttatgaatcaaacaacaacaagtgataaaactaagaacaaaacagaatcaaaagcaatttgtatcagtatgtactgttggataatacccctgaaacaacaaacaagcacgattttgataaaataaaaaagcgaaaacaacaagataatcaaatcgaaagttcaaatatgttaaaaacatcataatctaaccaaaaaattgaataattacgatcaagattcatcaaaaacaaaccaaaacaaaaataaacgcaaaaaacaaacaaaaaacgaaacaagaaagtgAAAACGTAATCAAAACAATCCTATCTTCACAGATTCAgttgaaaaaaacaaacaacaacagcagaaaaaGATATTACATAACATACCTATAAATCTTCAAAGAGATCTTCAGAAAAACTCTAGCTCGTAATCCAAAAGCAGAAGCAAAATTTGAGCAGAAGCAGAAAGAGAGGAGGAGAGCGGATCTCGGATTTggaaaaaatggtgatttttttttaaagaagtatatATGTACTATCAGGGAATGGGTAGTTTGGGTATTTTTAAAAGTGGATTATGACATTCCGCACGTGTACCGGACCAGGGGATAAAAATTTTGGTCcaatttcctctttttctttttattatggacctctagttactgggctttagcgggtggacctgccattaactaagactaccataatagtacctGTAATTCCTACTTTTTTTAATAATTGAAAAGAAATGtgaaaaaatttaaaacgaggagtaaatattgataaaaaagaaaaagaaaggaggACTGAAAATGAAATTCAATGATCGTATTTGAATTTGTTAGCAACCTAATTTGAAAATTTGGAGAAGAGTTAAAAAGCTAAATCCAAGGAAATAGGTTTCAGCTAGGTGAGTAGTCCTAACATAAAAAAAACCGATGATGCTTAAATCCGTTCGCAAAATCCCAATGGCTCAGCAATTATGCGGGTACTCTTTAAGTAATTGTTGAAATAACCTCGCAACATGGCCGATGGCCGATGATATTCGGATTCCAGAATTTACTATTACTAGTACAGAAGAATTGAAAGATCCGGGCAAGTGCTTTGGCAGACCAACTCATTCATTATGGAAAACACTACAAATTTCAATGATTAAGTCTTTCGTTTTAGATTAGTGAAATTATCAAGTGTTGTTACTGTATGATAGTGAGTTTAATCCTATAACAAGTTTAT encodes the following:
- the LOC113312775 gene encoding uncharacterized protein LOC113312775 produces the protein MNHVIDVLSKYIFIFVFCDRSMYKTLTSFQTFRVDGGHGTILHNAVAQDDFGVLGVLTYIPNIQTRKKDDEKQQKMPELNQLYIMQWLKMSKVICHNPLVGGDYCEQNQWMRCSSQWVYEDGSAV